Proteins from one Oscillatoria nigro-viridis PCC 7112 genomic window:
- a CDS encoding adenylate/guanylate cyclase domain-containing protein, whose protein sequence is MKTLLKKLLVPHHLEYLALDKDFLIQEISLQVQRFADCPDEVVAGNDVRIPFPELVGTEEILIEIFEKRLPNFELKAITRLLENGSRLYFDMYIVEFTNDENYQRLIIFFQDVSDRMALEQTLVQATNEMDILLSTLAATNNYVEKIISSMAEVLLVTTASGKIKKVNQAAQDLFGYSESELVGQQIDALAAFGSSLQAVSQEEPQQLQTHAEVICTAKTGVKLTVSFSCTAISTDIKGLSGSSPAVQDFVYIGRDVTDRQRARKRQITQYVTTRILSASETIKKAIAAILPVICDCLGWDTVELWMPEAGEKLLSETKRITAVSDPNLLRCVASWTKRSVSIPKFAEFTEQMTCAFGEGLPGFVWASGSSQWIADVTKSDSCLRREIAAEEGLHGAFGFPIFGDYEQENSARSVLGVMTFFSREVQCFDEELLQTMATIGSQIGQFIKRKQAEIALRESEEQLRDLFENATDLIQSIGADGHFLYVNRAWRETLGYTEAEIAQITVFDIIHPNSSPESVDILYQAIIKNTVNENTLYPASVEIIFITKNHESILLEGSISCKFSGGSLVAIRAILRDITARKIAEDALAKSVSLLLATFDSTADGILATDRSGKIVTFNREFVEMWGIPNEVMALRDDATTIAFVLNQIKDPQAFQERIQSLYEQPEAESYDLLEFQDGRCFERYSQPQRLGDTIIGRVWSYHDITERKQAEDALREEQQKSEKLLLNILPKAIAERLKQNETTIAEYFPEVTVLFADIVGFTALSAVMNPIELVDLLNKIFSGFDLLCERHGLEKIKTIGDAYMAVGGLPEPRADHADAIAQIALDMQAEIARFNASHNKYFSIRIGIHSGPVVAGVIGIKKFIYDLWGDTVNIASRMESQGVPWRIQVSETTYKLLENKYLFQERGMIEVKGKGEMKTYILTGIK, encoded by the coding sequence ATGAAAACATTGTTAAAAAAACTGTTAGTTCCACACCACTTGGAGTACCTAGCACTGGATAAAGACTTTTTAATCCAAGAAATCTCTCTGCAAGTGCAGCGGTTTGCAGACTGTCCCGACGAAGTTGTCGCCGGCAACGATGTTCGCATTCCCTTTCCCGAATTGGTGGGAACCGAAGAAATTTTAATCGAGATTTTTGAAAAACGTTTGCCAAATTTTGAATTAAAAGCGATTACGCGACTCTTAGAAAATGGTTCGCGGCTTTATTTTGATATGTATATCGTGGAGTTCACTAATGACGAAAATTATCAGAGATTAATTATATTTTTTCAAGACGTAAGCGACAGGATGGCTTTAGAACAAACTCTCGTCCAAGCTACCAATGAAATGGATATTTTATTGAGTACCTTAGCGGCTACTAATAATTATGTTGAAAAAATTATTAGTTCAATGGCCGAAGTGTTGTTGGTAACAACCGCCTCGGGAAAGATTAAAAAAGTCAATCAAGCTGCTCAAGATTTGTTCGGTTACAGCGAATCAGAATTAGTAGGGCAGCAAATAGACGCTCTTGCTGCTTTTGGCTCTTCTTTGCAAGCAGTCAGCCAAGAGGAGCCTCAACAATTGCAAACTCACGCCGAAGTAATTTGCACGGCAAAAACCGGAGTAAAGCTAACAGTTTCGTTTTCCTGTACGGCGATTTCGACTGATATTAAAGGCCTTTCTGGCTCTTCGCCCGCCGTTCAAGATTTCGTGTACATCGGCCGCGATGTCACAGATAGACAGCGCGCCCGCAAGCGACAAATAACTCAGTACGTCACCACTCGCATCCTGTCGGCATCCGAAACAATCAAAAAAGCTATAGCAGCAATTCTGCCCGTAATTTGCGACTGTTTGGGATGGGATACCGTCGAACTTTGGATGCCAGAAGCTGGGGAAAAACTGCTGTCAGAAACTAAGAGAATAACTGCGGTTTCCGACCCCAATTTGCTTCGCTGCGTCGCCAGTTGGACAAAACGCTCAGTTTCTATCCCCAAATTTGCCGAATTTACCGAACAAATGACTTGTGCATTTGGCGAAGGATTGCCCGGTTTCGTTTGGGCCAGCGGTTCCTCTCAGTGGATTGCAGATGTCACAAAAAGCGACAGTTGTCTGCGCCGAGAAATTGCTGCTGAAGAAGGACTGCACGGAGCTTTTGGTTTCCCGATTTTTGGCGACTACGAGCAGGAAAATTCTGCAAGATCTGTGTTGGGGGTGATGACTTTTTTCAGCCGCGAAGTGCAGTGTTTTGATGAAGAATTGCTGCAGACAATGGCGACAATCGGCAGCCAAATCGGTCAATTCATCAAGCGCAAGCAAGCGGAAATAGCTTTGCGGGAAAGCGAAGAACAACTGCGAGACTTATTTGAAAATGCTACTGACTTAATTCAAAGTATAGGAGCGGACGGTCATTTTTTGTATGTTAATCGGGCTTGGCGGGAAACTCTGGGCTACACCGAAGCAGAAATTGCTCAAATTACTGTTTTTGATATCATTCATCCGAACAGTTCGCCAGAGTCTGTGGATATATTGTATCAAGCTATTATCAAAAATACCGTAAATGAAAATACATTATATCCAGCGTCGGTTGAAATAATATTTATTACTAAAAATCATGAAAGTATCTTGCTGGAAGGCAGCATAAGCTGTAAATTTTCGGGAGGTTCGCTAGTAGCAATTCGCGCTATTTTGCGAGATATTACTGCTCGAAAAATAGCCGAAGACGCCCTAGCAAAATCTGTGTCCCTGCTGCTAGCAACTTTTGATTCTACTGCGGACGGTATTTTAGCTACGGACAGGAGCGGAAAAATAGTCACTTTCAATCGAGAATTTGTGGAAATGTGGGGCATACCTAATGAAGTGATGGCACTGCGAGACGACGCCACAACGATCGCCTTTGTCCTGAACCAAATCAAAGATCCCCAAGCATTTCAAGAGAGAATACAATCGCTTTACGAGCAGCCAGAAGCCGAAAGTTACGACTTGTTGGAATTTCAAGACGGCAGATGTTTTGAACGCTATTCGCAACCGCAGCGGCTGGGAGATACAATTATCGGCAGAGTCTGGAGTTACCACGACATTACGGAACGCAAGCAAGCAGAAGATGCCCTGCGGGAAGAACAACAAAAATCAGAAAAGCTGCTGTTAAATATCTTGCCCAAGGCAATAGCAGAACGTCTCAAGCAAAATGAAACTACTATTGCCGAATACTTTCCTGAAGTGACTGTTTTGTTCGCTGACATTGTGGGGTTTACTGCTTTGTCTGCCGTCATGAATCCGATCGAACTTGTGGATCTCCTAAATAAGATTTTCTCAGGATTCGACCTTTTGTGCGAACGGCACGGGTTAGAGAAAATCAAGACTATCGGCGACGCATACATGGCAGTAGGAGGACTGCCCGAACCCAGGGCAGACCACGCAGATGCGATCGCCCAAATTGCCCTAGATATGCAAGCAGAAATAGCCAGATTTAATGCTAGCCATAATAAATATTTTAGCATCCGCATCGGCATTCACAGCGGCCCGGTTGTTGCCGGAGTAATTGGCATCAAAAAGTTTATTTACGATTTGTGGGGCGACACGGTAAATATTGCTTCCCGGATGGAATCTCAGGGCGTGCCTTGGCGGATTCAAGTGAGCGAAACTACTTATAAGTTGTTGGAAAATAAATATTTGTTTCAGGAGCGAGGAATGATTGAAGTTAAAGGCAAAGGGGAAATGAAAACTTATATTCTCACGGGCATAAAATAA
- a CDS encoding Rab family GTPase: MSISKKMCMIGDFGVGKTSLIRRFVDRQFSDQYLSTVGVKISRKNLELEGIKQRENVTAQLLIWDLEGHTKFKGIAPTYLQGASGVLIVADVSRSETVERISEHIQLFSSVNPKGSIIVALNKVDLIDEEKLALLVEISHSIGQDKVIGVYTTSAKTGKDVDEIFYKLAYTMVEQV, from the coding sequence ATGTCTATATCTAAAAAAATGTGTATGATCGGCGATTTTGGCGTGGGTAAAACTAGCCTAATTCGCCGTTTTGTCGATCGGCAATTCAGCGACCAATACCTCTCCACTGTGGGAGTAAAAATTTCCCGCAAAAACCTAGAATTAGAAGGCATAAAACAGCGAGAAAACGTGACTGCACAGTTGCTAATTTGGGACTTAGAAGGGCATACAAAATTCAAAGGAATAGCACCGACTTACTTGCAGGGAGCTAGCGGCGTTTTAATCGTTGCCGATGTCAGCCGCTCCGAAACAGTTGAGCGAATATCCGAACACATTCAGCTTTTTTCTTCAGTGAACCCTAAAGGTTCAATTATTGTCGCTTTGAACAAAGTAGACTTGATTGATGAGGAAAAATTGGCGCTGCTAGTGGAAATATCCCATTCGATAGGTCAAGACAAAGTAATAGGAGTTTACACGACATCTGCTAAAACAGGCAAAGACGTTGACGAAATTTTCTACAAACTAGCTTACACAATGGTAGAACAAGTATGA
- a CDS encoding sensor histidine kinase, whose translation MNPLLRKLLGPRQTQYFLVNHHFIIQETSAEVQHYADTPGDAIPGADARLSFPELIGIENILMSIIMGRLPGFEVKGIARFAEQNRPLYFDMLAIKYEEEQEYVPSKLLILIEDTTEKMVMKQSLIQRANEANLLVSALAASKDYIDKVIRSMGDALLVTTTLGTIKTVNQSAQWLFGYSEAELIANPLSIIVVEEQLIYQARHRYILSQKELLRELEIVCTTKAGEEIWVEFSCSAIQTELEGLYDFIYIGRDITERKQQEIEIRRSLAKEQELRQVKSRFFSMIAHEFGNPLSTVLFATKILQDYGDEITHAEKHQYLQHVKSASQQMAQLLDDVRLLSSAEAGKLEFYPAPVDLKKFCSELVESIKITYGKNHTINFIYQELVPPAKQNDIDSQETQHLPALDPKLLRHILTNLLSNAVKYSPLDSHIYFELNCQNNEEATFKIKDAGIGIPLEDQEQLFESYYRAKNVGKIPGTGLGLSIVKQCVDLHGGQIEFSSKIGLGTTFLVRIPFEKHR comes from the coding sequence ATGAACCCCCTGTTAAGAAAGCTGTTGGGCCCGCGACAAACACAGTATTTTCTAGTAAATCACCATTTCATCATTCAGGAAACCTCCGCCGAAGTGCAGCATTATGCCGATACTCCGGGCGACGCTATACCCGGTGCAGATGCTCGCCTGAGTTTTCCCGAACTGATTGGCATTGAAAATATCCTCATGTCTATCATTATGGGACGGCTGCCGGGTTTTGAAGTCAAAGGTATCGCTCGGTTTGCCGAGCAGAACCGCCCTTTATACTTTGATATGTTGGCTATCAAATATGAAGAGGAACAAGAATATGTGCCAAGTAAATTGCTAATTTTGATTGAAGATACCACCGAAAAGATGGTAATGAAGCAATCGTTAATTCAGAGGGCGAATGAAGCTAATCTTTTGGTTAGTGCCTTAGCCGCTTCTAAAGATTATATAGATAAAGTTATTCGTTCGATGGGCGATGCTTTGTTGGTGACAACAACATTAGGAACTATCAAAACTGTCAATCAATCTGCCCAATGGTTATTTGGGTATAGCGAAGCAGAATTAATCGCCAACCCCCTGTCCATAATAGTAGTCGAAGAACAATTAATTTACCAAGCTCGCCACCGCTATATTTTGTCTCAGAAAGAGCTGCTTAGAGAACTAGAAATAGTCTGCACTACTAAAGCAGGAGAAGAAATTTGGGTAGAATTTTCCTGTTCGGCAATTCAGACAGAATTAGAGGGACTTTACGATTTCATTTATATAGGTAGGGACATCACAGAACGCAAACAACAAGAAATAGAAATTCGCCGCTCTTTGGCAAAAGAGCAAGAACTCAGACAGGTAAAATCTCGTTTTTTCTCGATGATTGCTCACGAATTCGGCAATCCTTTAAGTACAGTATTATTTGCTACTAAAATCCTCCAAGACTACGGCGACGAAATCACCCACGCTGAAAAACACCAATACCTGCAACACGTTAAATCAGCATCTCAACAAATGGCTCAGCTATTAGATGACGTGCGGTTGCTCAGCAGCGCCGAAGCCGGAAAACTCGAATTCTATCCCGCACCAGTTGACTTAAAAAAATTTTGCAGCGAGTTAGTAGAATCAATTAAAATTACTTATGGAAAAAATCATACAATTAACTTTATTTATCAAGAATTAGTTCCGCCCGCGAAACAAAATGATATCGACTCGCAGGAAACGCAACATTTGCCCGCACTAGATCCCAAATTATTGCGGCACATCTTGACAAATTTGCTGTCAAATGCCGTCAAATATTCGCCCCTCGACAGCCATATTTATTTTGAATTAAATTGTCAGAATAATGAAGAAGCTACATTTAAAATTAAAGATGCAGGCATTGGCATTCCTCTAGAAGACCAAGAACAACTCTTTGAATCTTATTATCGAGCCAAAAATGTCGGAAAAATACCCGGTACAGGACTGGGTTTATCCATAGTCAAGCAGTGTGTAGATTTGCACGGAGGTCAAATCGAATTTTCCAGCAAGATAGGGTTAGGCACTACCTTTTTAGTCAGAATTCCATTTGAGAAACATAGATAA